The following are encoded in a window of Thermococcus celericrescens genomic DNA:
- a CDS encoding lysine exporter LysO family protein translates to MRFLAYVLVALIAGILTGHFYAPEFGNLYEIMLYLLILIIGIDLGQSFRLAEIRKLGRLAIKLPLGTLLGSLLGGLVASLLLGIELKWGLAVAAGCGWYSLTGPLIAQYSAVYGTLGFLANLTREIFTVLLYPVAIGKMRKELAVSMGGATTMDTTLPIMTKFGGSEVALIAFVHGFVLTALVPFVVPFILQF, encoded by the coding sequence ATGAGGTTTCTGGCCTACGTTCTGGTCGCGCTGATTGCAGGGATACTCACAGGGCACTTCTACGCTCCGGAATTCGGCAATCTCTATGAAATCATGCTCTACCTGCTGATACTGATAATCGGAATAGACCTTGGTCAGAGCTTCCGGCTCGCGGAGATCAGGAAGCTCGGAAGGCTCGCCATAAAGCTGCCCCTCGGCACTCTCCTGGGCTCACTCCTGGGCGGCCTCGTCGCTTCCCTGCTCCTGGGGATAGAGCTCAAGTGGGGGCTTGCAGTTGCTGCCGGCTGCGGCTGGTACAGCCTCACCGGGCCTCTGATAGCCCAGTACTCCGCCGTCTACGGCACCCTCGGCTTCCTAGCTAACCTCACCAGGGAGATATTCACCGTTCTGCTGTACCCCGTCGCTATCGGAAAGATGCGAAAGGAGCTGGCGGTTTCCATGGGCGGTGCCACAACCATGGACACGACGCTGCCGATAATGACGAAGTTCGGGGGCAGCGAGGTCGCGCTTATAGCCTTCGTTCACGGCTTCGTGCTCACGGCACTGGTGCCGTTCGTGGTTCCATTCATACTACAGTTCTGA
- a CDS encoding HTH domain-containing protein, which translates to MAEVELVFKVLKEAGKPLKSKEIAELAGIDKKEVDKAIKVLKKEGKIISPKRCYYAPAE; encoded by the coding sequence ATGGCTGAGGTTGAACTCGTTTTCAAGGTTCTGAAGGAAGCCGGAAAGCCCCTCAAGAGCAAGGAGATAGCCGAGCTTGCCGGCATCGACAAGAAGGAAGTGGACAAGGCCATAAAAGTGCTCAAAAAGGAGGGCAAAATCATCTCACCGAAGCGCTGCTACTATGCACCCGCCGAGTGA
- a CDS encoding 50S ribosomal protein L44e, with the protein MKYPKQIRTYCPYCKKHTIHKVEKVKKRPRSELSQGQRRFRRIMKGYRGFPRPNPAGREKPVKKLDLRFRCTVCGKAHTRGQGFRVKKFELVEV; encoded by the coding sequence ATGAAGTACCCGAAGCAGATAAGGACTTACTGCCCCTACTGTAAGAAGCACACTATCCACAAGGTCGAGAAGGTCAAGAAGAGACCGAGGAGCGAGCTCAGCCAGGGTCAGAGGAGATTCCGCAGGATCATGAAGGGTTACCGCGGTTTCCCGAGGCCGAACCCGGCCGGAAGGGAGAAGCCGGTCAAGAAGCTCGACCTCCGCTTCAGGTGCACCGTCTGCGGCAAGGCCCACACCAGGGGACAGGGCTTCCGCGTTAAGAAGTTCGAG